One window of the Candidatus Delongbacteria bacterium genome contains the following:
- a CDS encoding menaquinone biosynthesis protein has product MLKVGGVNFINAYPLVKNLDCCDLLLDVPSKLADKLRARELDLAIISSIEYAKMYKDLSIVPDLCIGSENEILSILLISKKPLGEIKTVGYDFSTRSSIVLLKIILEEIGKNKVYYTEIEPDPYNGLRENDAVLLIGDNAMKFHNFDIDYKYDLGLEWKIMTGLPFVFALWAGYSNIDIDIFSFKTTYMNNSQNINSLLSDYENNDYNRNYLQNIVKYELSSDRIEGMKLFFKKAYNYGFINELPEIRFYTK; this is encoded by the coding sequence ATGTTAAAAGTTGGTGGTGTAAATTTTATCAATGCATATCCTTTAGTAAAGAACCTAGATTGTTGTGATCTTTTATTGGATGTTCCTTCAAAACTTGCAGATAAATTGAGGGCAAGAGAGTTAGATTTAGCAATAATCTCATCCATAGAGTATGCTAAGATGTATAAAGATTTGTCAATTGTTCCAGATTTATGTATTGGGTCTGAAAATGAAATTTTGTCAATTTTGTTGATTTCAAAGAAACCATTAGGTGAGATAAAAACTGTCGGTTACGACTTTTCAACACGTTCGTCAATTGTTCTTTTGAAAATAATTCTTGAGGAGATTGGTAAGAATAAAGTGTATTATACTGAAATTGAGCCTGATCCTTATAACGGTTTGAGAGAAAATGATGCTGTTCTTTTAATCGGTGATAATGCTATGAAATTTCATAATTTTGATATTGATTATAAATATGATCTTGGTCTAGAATGGAAAATCATGACAGGACTACCTTTTGTTTTTGCTCTTTGGGCAGGTTATAGCAATATAGATATCGATATATTTTCATTCAAGACAACATATATGAACAATTCTCAAAATATAAATAGCTTGTTAAGTGATTATGAGAACAACGATTATAACAGGAATTATTTGCAAAACATTGTTAAATATGAGCTAAGTAGTGATCGAATAGAGGGAATGAAACTATTTTTTAAGAAAGCTTACAATTATGGTTTTATAAATGAACTTCCTGAAATAAGGTTTTATACAAAGTGA
- a CDS encoding T9SS type A sorting domain-containing protein: MKSLVVLLGVIMTLTQLYGDVELLFEVDMNGPEGIFYSQTEGVYYITDAKDSKVYKLNEENSLTTVIETLLPNTIMNPVVIGEKMYISSNKSGESSRVICFDLESNIYDVMIIEGSVSLGGITYVENLNSIFVVSQIGGLYKITLPDNNIVQVSQSVKGNGLCYDESSNKLIAASWGQKIKSISLDDYSEEVFNSSSPANYTAITKTGNKYFLSNWSGAVYMYDDLFTNRQTVLNSGLSNPVGLSVEGNKLIVCNYSYNGTGMVKGYDISTFVKVSEGNKPEKTGCINCYPNPFNPETTINFQVPEAGVYRIDIYDVYGRKIKSLVNGIYTSENINLKWDGKDDLGVLLSSGVYCISAYSENFEESKKVILMK; encoded by the coding sequence ATGAAAAGTTTAGTTGTTTTACTTGGAGTTATTATGACACTTACACAGTTATACGGAGATGTAGAACTTCTTTTTGAAGTTGATATGAATGGTCCAGAAGGTATTTTTTATTCTCAAACAGAAGGAGTCTATTATATAACTGATGCTAAAGACTCAAAAGTTTACAAACTCAATGAAGAAAACTCACTTACTACTGTAATAGAAACGCTTCTACCAAATACTATTATGAATCCAGTTGTAATAGGTGAAAAAATGTATATTTCATCAAATAAAAGTGGAGAGTCATCAAGAGTAATTTGCTTCGATCTAGAAAGTAATATTTATGATGTTATGATTATAGAGGGTTCAGTAAGTCTTGGGGGGATAACTTATGTAGAAAACTTGAATTCGATTTTTGTAGTTAGTCAGATTGGTGGGTTATATAAGATAACTCTTCCTGACAATAATATTGTTCAAGTTAGCCAAAGTGTAAAAGGAAATGGTCTCTGTTATGATGAATCTAGCAATAAACTAATTGCTGCATCTTGGGGGCAAAAGATTAAAAGTATTAGTCTTGATGACTATTCGGAAGAAGTTTTTAATTCATCATCACCAGCAAATTATACGGCAATTACAAAAACAGGAAACAAGTATTTTCTTTCAAACTGGTCTGGAGCTGTCTATATGTATGATGATCTATTCACAAACAGACAGACAGTCCTAAATAGTGGTTTGAGTAATCCTGTTGGGTTGAGTGTTGAAGGCAATAAACTCATAGTGTGTAATTATAGCTATAACGGAACAGGAATGGTAAAAGGATATGATATTTCAACATTTGTCAAGGTATCTGAAGGAAATAAACCTGAAAAAACGGGATGTATAAATTGCTATCCTAATCCATTTAATCCCGAAACGACAATTAATTTTCAAGTTCCAGAAGCTGGTGTTTATAGGATTGATATTTATGATGTTTACGGAAGGAAGATAAAGAGTTTAGTAAATGGAATCTATACTTCAGAAAATATAAATTTAAAGTGGGATGGGAAAGATGATTTAGGAGTTCTATTGTCATCAGGAGTATACTGTATAAGTGCTTATTCGGAAAATTTTGAAGAATCAAAAAAAGTGATTTTGATGAAGTAA
- the mqnE gene encoding aminofutalosine synthase MqnE — protein sequence MFDHLKNKIIRGDRFDFSDGVGLYKMPLSELGYLANYANKLKNDKKVYYNKNLHLNHTNICAQKCKFCSFYRDKNDKDAYTMDIDFIKKNISKYDVSEIDEVHIVGGLNPDLPFSYYEELMSTVKTSISGVKVKAFTAVEIDFFAKKFRKSYSEILELLSAAGLDSMPGGGAEVFAERARNIICPGKLSGEKWLEIHKIAHQHGIKTNATMLYGHVETNEERVEHLIKLRELQDLTGGFQAFIPLAYHPVNNEIEKKYYTTGQEDLKQIAVSRLMLDNFKNIKAYWVMLTPAVAQTALSFGANDIDGTIHEERITDAAGSKSGRGIGEDDLINLIKSAGYNPVKRDTLYNELVSTLC from the coding sequence ATGTTTGATCATTTAAAAAATAAAATTATAAGAGGTGACAGGTTTGATTTTTCTGATGGAGTGGGATTGTATAAAATGCCTCTTTCAGAATTAGGTTATCTTGCAAATTATGCAAATAAGTTGAAAAATGACAAAAAAGTTTACTACAATAAAAATCTTCATCTAAACCATACAAATATTTGTGCTCAAAAATGTAAATTTTGTTCATTTTACAGAGATAAAAATGATAAAGACGCATATACGATGGACATCGATTTTATAAAAAAAAATATATCTAAATATGATGTGTCTGAGATCGATGAAGTTCATATTGTTGGAGGTTTGAATCCTGATTTACCCTTTTCATACTATGAAGAATTGATGTCTACGGTAAAAACAAGTATTTCTGGTGTAAAAGTAAAAGCCTTCACTGCTGTAGAGATTGATTTTTTTGCAAAAAAGTTTAGAAAATCATATTCAGAAATTTTAGAGCTTTTAAGTGCTGCTGGTTTAGATTCGATGCCTGGAGGAGGTGCTGAAGTATTTGCTGAAAGAGCAAGAAATATCATTTGCCCTGGAAAACTAAGTGGTGAAAAATGGCTAGAAATTCACAAAATTGCCCATCAGCATGGAATTAAAACTAATGCAACTATGCTTTATGGACATGTGGAGACAAACGAAGAAAGAGTCGAACATCTGATAAAATTAAGAGAACTTCAAGATTTGACTGGAGGATTTCAGGCCTTTATACCTTTGGCTTATCATCCAGTAAATAATGAAATTGAAAAAAAGTACTACACTACAGGACAAGAAGATTTAAAACAAATAGCTGTAAGTAGACTAATGTTGGACAATTTTAAAAATATAAAAGCATATTGGGTGATGCTAACTCCAGCTGTTGCTCAGACAGCACTATCATTTGGTGCAAATGACATAGACGGTACAATTCATGAAGAGAGAATCACTGATGCTGCAGGATCAAAATCTGGACGAGGAATTGGAGAAGATGATTTAATCAATTTGATAAAAAGTGCCGGATATAATCCAGTAAAAAGAGATACTCTATACAATGAACTTGTGAGTACATTATGTTAA
- a CDS encoding 6-bladed beta-propeller, translating to MFKKILFALLIVSVLTHADYNFSKVATIGSDVEMDIVSFTIDKEENIYITNRLENNILVFDKNGNLIKKIGQYGIGPGEFSSIKWPMFLDDRLFVSDDNRKLVNIFQKDGTFIEQKTFGQKAPEFLRSIEQKLVTGIDIGVAPNENGSLELYSSFCLFDNMLNIKEEIAKTKIPFDLKNPKLNPEDFIPVVSFSKKSIFVGEIDENRYLIDVFDLNGKKTNTISKGYRKIKISDELLKKMNRSVTVRADNGNDGSGVVENKFENPFHKAIQGMWVDKYDNLIVASAEDLYSESPNFDLFKDDKPVEEVSFSFLPENTDDYEFRNSISFFSDKVYFINRSSDYPVIDVYTYNLE from the coding sequence ATGTTTAAAAAAATTCTATTTGCATTACTGATCGTTTCAGTGCTTACTCATGCTGATTACAATTTTTCAAAAGTTGCTACAATAGGAAGCGATGTTGAGATGGATATTGTATCTTTTACAATAGATAAAGAAGAAAATATTTATATTACAAACAGGCTTGAGAATAATATTCTTGTCTTTGACAAAAATGGAAATCTGATAAAAAAAATAGGTCAATATGGAATTGGACCTGGTGAATTTTCAAGTATAAAGTGGCCTATGTTTTTAGATGACAGATTATTTGTTTCAGATGATAACAGAAAGCTTGTCAATATTTTTCAAAAGGATGGTACTTTTATTGAACAAAAGACATTTGGTCAAAAAGCTCCTGAGTTTTTACGATCAATTGAGCAAAAATTAGTTACGGGAATCGATATTGGAGTAGCCCCAAATGAAAACGGATCACTAGAGCTTTATTCTAGTTTTTGTTTGTTTGACAACATGCTAAATATTAAGGAAGAAATTGCAAAAACTAAAATTCCATTCGATTTAAAAAATCCAAAACTCAACCCAGAAGATTTTATCCCAGTCGTTTCATTTTCAAAGAAAAGTATTTTCGTAGGTGAAATTGATGAAAACAGATACTTAATTGATGTTTTTGATTTGAATGGCAAAAAAACAAATACAATTTCAAAAGGATATCGAAAAATTAAAATTAGCGATGAACTTCTAAAAAAAATGAATAGATCTGTTACAGTTCGAGCAGATAATGGTAATGATGGAAGTGGAGTAGTGGAAAATAAATTTGAAAATCCATTCCATAAGGCAATACAAGGTATGTGGGTAGATAAATACGATAATTTAATTGTTGCTTCTGCTGAAGATTTATATTCAGAATCTCCTAATTTTGACCTTTTCAAAGATGATAAACCAGTAGAAGAAGTTAGTTTCAGTTTTTTACCTGAAAACACAGACGATTATGAGTTTAGAAATTCTATTTCTTTCTTTAGTGACAAAGTTTATTTTATAAACAGATCAAGTGATTATCCTGTCATTGATGTATATACTTATAATTTGGAATAA
- a CDS encoding TetR/AcrR family transcriptional regulator, translating to MQIKKNELREKILQLATVEFLDNGYQNASIRKIAGLCEISPGNLYTYFSSKEDLYINVTLSYNNERLDYIHREMDKGKTSYEKLWMYCKGYYDYAIQNAEKFKLFMYYELNGLDESKFSQSTNEDFIEKKRNSIKVFHEIFTNCEMSGMLRSQIDFRTFIVSLTMSVRIALNEVVVLKYKDKKFYFDYVKIILNGLLKMEEQ from the coding sequence ATGCAGATAAAAAAAAATGAGTTAAGAGAAAAAATATTGCAGTTAGCTACAGTTGAGTTTTTAGATAATGGTTATCAGAATGCTTCTATAAGGAAAATTGCAGGTCTCTGCGAGATTTCTCCAGGTAATTTATATACATATTTCAGCAGTAAAGAAGATCTATATATCAATGTTACATTGAGTTACAATAATGAAAGACTTGATTATATTCATAGAGAAATGGACAAGGGAAAAACTTCTTACGAAAAATTATGGATGTATTGTAAAGGTTATTATGACTATGCTATTCAAAATGCAGAAAAATTCAAACTGTTCATGTATTATGAATTAAATGGTTTAGATGAATCAAAATTTTCTCAAAGTACAAACGAAGATTTTATAGAGAAAAAAAGAAATAGCATAAAGGTTTTTCATGAGATTTTTACGAACTGTGAAATGTCTGGTATGCTTAGATCGCAAATTGATTTTAGAACATTCATTGTTTCGTTAACTATGTCAGTTAGAATTGCTTTGAACGAAGTGGTTGTTCTGAAATACAAAGATAAAAAATTCTACTTTGATTATGTAAAAATTATTCTGAATGGGTTATTAAAAATGGAGGAACAATGA